The DNA sequence ttagacGTAGCGTTCTAAATTAGCTTGCTATAAACTATAGAGAATGTTTTATTTTCCCATTCGGTTGGGTTTTAAGTGTCATTTGTCtatgtattatattaagaaCATGGGAAAACGTATATTTGTAAAAGCCTTTCCATGCACGACACATTTTTAAttggttaattttataaatgtatgatCTACTAGCAGTGATTTTCTGTTAGTAAAATGAATAAACACAGGCAAGGATGATCAAGTAAAGCACTGTAACATTGGGGTAACTATAATGACAATATTAATCTAATGGTTATAAACTTCAAGACACATCATCTTCAAACCAGTGATAACACAAacagttttctttaaaaaattatcctTGCCTGAGTCGGTGACCACGGTAATAGGTAATTTGGCTTTCATCCACCAATGGGCGTACAGGTCGGACCGGTACACCACAAAGCCCGTTTTAGCTTCCGTCAAACCCTTCTGCGATTTCGACATATCTTCACTACGCGAACGAGTTTTCTGATCTACTACAGAAGATCTGTCACATTTgcgtttattttctttgttataaATATCGCAATTACGTGAAATATCTTTTCGTGATAACCTATTCGTGTCATCATCTTGTTTTTCTCTGTATATACGCATGTGGTAATGCAAACTAGGCTTTGTGCGCTCGGTTATGTTTATAGTGCTCCATTGGCTAGCTACCGGCTGTCGAACATTTTTAGGAATTTCTATGTGCGTACTGGGCTTTCGATAAACGCGAGGAGGTACTTcaggtttaatttttatttcgggCACATATCGTTCTATATTTCTACGTATAGATGTTCGTTTTATTAGTGGCGAAAGCAAAGGAGGTGTTGCTACATATGTCGATTTAAGATTTGTGTTCGATAAGTCTTTCACGTCAAAGCTAGTCTCTGAAGTAACGCTTGTGTCACAAGACGTTCTCGCTGTCGAGCCAAACGGCGATGTACATCTGCACTGTTCTTCAAAAGTAGCAGCTTCAATCTCCGATAAAGTTAGCTTTCGATTTTCTAAAGTACTTTGAGATAAGTTATTGAGTGAGTCCTTTAAATCATCGGATGCTTTGTCATGACTGTCGGAATCATTTCCATGCATGTTTAATTCTGGTGATGCCAAATTACAACTCCCCGCAACTCCCGAGTCCGAAGACCGTGGGCTCGGACATAGCGATCTATTACAGCACTCACATTTGCGACGCATTTTTGAAGATTCAGATTGAGAACTCATTCTTtctaaatgattattattattattcttattttctgTTTCCACCATTGATCTTGACACAGATCGCCTAATTCTTTTATCTGAATTGAGCGAATGTTTACGAAATGGTACATTGGCAttcaaattaacatttattattttaagatctTCTTCGTCATTACGGAACATAGGCGGTGGTTCTATAATTATCGAACCTATAGAATAGTGTCGATCATATTTAGGCGACGGAGGATCAAGAACTTTTAGTAAATCTGACATGACAATATTGTTATTACATTGATCTTCATAGGAATAACTCTCCTCGGTGGACTTCCATAGTTTAGGTATTATATCATTTCGGGCACTGTAGTTAGGATAACTTCGCCTGGTTGGAATAAAATCAGTTTCTTcgtgtattatattattgatttgCATATTTTGATCCATATTTACTAGATCTTCACAACCCATGTAATTTCTAATTTCGAAACTAGAATTTTCGGCGCTATCGGAATGTTGGACATTATTACGAACATTTAAGTTATTGTTTCGAGATGATCTTTGCAAACTGTAATCTACTAAATCAGCATTCATGTTATCTGCTTTAGATGAATCTGtcataaacaaattttttgtacaatctcctttaatttttgtttcaggGACATCAA is a window from the Melitaea cinxia chromosome 3, ilMelCinx1.1, whole genome shotgun sequence genome containing:
- the LOC123669443 gene encoding uncharacterized protein LOC123669443 isoform X2, which codes for MLRKLLHEKTWAKALELTGLPVRRRHKNHIKLKIDNDGTIATDTEYLTSDRESGDSDREVEITESYENSSGADAEASSSTKMSRQNAVDSIGPRTISSSGSSWGSNFGYVRYFDTSTDMQFDVPETKIKGDCTKNLFMTDSSKADNMNADLVDYSLQRSSRNNNLNVRNNVQHSDSAENSSFEIRNYMGCEDLVNMDQNMQINNIIHEETDFIPTRRSYPNYSARNDIIPKLWKSTEESYSYEDQCNNNIVMSDLLKVLDPPSPKYDRHYSIGSIIIEPPPMFRNDEEDLKIINVNLNANVPFRKHSLNSDKRIRRSVSRSMVETENKNNNNNHLERMSSQSESSKMRRKCECCNRSLCPSPRSSDSGVAGSCNLASPELNMHGNDSDSHDKASDDLKDSLNNLSQSTLENRKLTLSEIEAATFEEQCRCTSPFGSTARTSCDTSVTSETSFDVKDLSNTNLKSTYVATPPLLSPLIKRTSIRRNIERYVPEIKIKPEVPPRVYRKPSTHIEIPKNVRQPVASQWSTINITERTKPSLHYHMRIYREKQDDDTNRLSRKDISRNCDIYNKENKRKCDRSSVVDQKTRSRSEDMSKSQKGLTEAKTGFVVYRSDLYAHWWMKAKLPITVVTDSDGHERQ